In Novosphingobium sp. MMS21-SN21R, a single genomic region encodes these proteins:
- a CDS encoding twin-arginine translocase TatA/TatE family subunit, whose translation MGGLSLPHLIVMALVVLVLFGRGRISEMMGDFGKGIKSFKQGMHEEDNKPVPAPPAQIQQQQVPPAQPVSQPTSTTDQAQ comes from the coding sequence ATGGGTGGTCTTTCCCTTCCGCACCTGATCGTGATGGCGCTGGTCGTATTGGTGCTGTTTGGCCGTGGCCGCATTTCCGAAATGATGGGCGATTTCGGCAAGGGCATCAAAAGCTTCAAGCAGGGCATGCACGAAGAGGACAACAAGCCTGTCCCCGCGCCGCCTGCGCAGATCCAGCAGCAGCAGGTTCCGCCCGCGCAGCCGGTGTCGCAGCCGACTTCGACGACCGATCAGGCCCAGTAA
- the scpB gene encoding SMC-Scp complex subunit ScpB → MSERPDDLVRAVEATLFAAEQPMTVQELSSHLAGASVGDALEDLAATYAERGVQLVERGGRWHFQTAPDLAHLLRREKEEPRRLSRAATEALAIIAYHEPVSRAEIEAIRGVQTAKGTLDVLLEAGWIRIAGRREVPGRPTIYATTPAFLTHFGLETRRDLPGIEELRAAGLLDPVDEAFAVLTGADDQDTGAIEPSD, encoded by the coding sequence ATGAGCGAGAGGCCCGACGATCTTGTTCGTGCCGTCGAAGCGACGCTATTTGCAGCCGAACAGCCGATGACGGTGCAGGAATTGTCGTCGCATCTTGCTGGCGCGTCGGTGGGCGATGCGCTGGAAGACCTGGCCGCGACTTATGCCGAGCGCGGGGTTCAACTGGTCGAGCGCGGGGGGCGCTGGCATTTCCAGACCGCGCCCGATCTTGCCCACCTTCTGCGCCGTGAAAAGGAAGAGCCGCGCCGCCTGTCACGCGCGGCGACCGAGGCACTGGCGATCATTGCTTATCACGAGCCGGTCAGCCGCGCCGAGATCGAAGCGATCCGGGGCGTGCAGACGGCCAAGGGCACGCTCGATGTGCTGCTGGAGGCCGGATGGATTCGCATTGCCGGGCGCCGTGAAGTGCCGGGACGGCCGACGATCTATGCCACCACGCCTGCATTCCTGACGCATTTCGGGCTTGAAACGCGCCGCGACTTGCCCGGAATCGAGGAATTGCGCGCTGCCGGGCTGCTCGACCCGGTGGATGAGGCGTTTGCCGTCTTGACGGGGGCAGACGATCAGGACACGGGAGCGATCGAACCGTCGGATTAA
- the nagZ gene encoding beta-N-acetylhexosaminidase, with the protein MLPAIFGLSGLSLTDDERAFFRDADPAGYILFGRNVESRAQLRALTDELRALHGRERTFICVDQEGGRVARMKPPVWEAYPPGERFDRLYDLAPASAIEAARANAHALGLDLAEAGISVDCLPLLDVRQPGAHDVIGDRALGSEPMRVAALGRATLDGLARAGVAGVVKHMPGHGRALADSHKELPTVTASAEELATDLAPFRTLRHASIAMTAHVRFTAWDADNPATHSAFVIDEIIRKSIGFDGLLLTDDLDMQALGGSVPERAAKAQAAGCDLALNCWAKMDDMVGIAAALGAMGAQTAARLDRALAPTAAFAGAADTAEQAALFAMRDRLLDLA; encoded by the coding sequence ATGCTGCCCGCGATTTTTGGCCTTTCCGGCCTGTCCCTGACCGATGACGAGCGCGCGTTTTTCCGCGACGCTGATCCTGCGGGCTATATCCTTTTCGGGCGCAACGTCGAAAGCCGGGCGCAGCTTCGTGCGCTGACCGATGAGTTGCGGGCGCTGCATGGGCGTGAGCGCACGTTCATCTGCGTCGATCAGGAAGGCGGGCGTGTCGCGCGGATGAAGCCGCCGGTGTGGGAAGCCTATCCGCCGGGTGAGCGGTTTGACCGTCTTTATGATCTGGCTCCTGCTAGTGCGATCGAGGCGGCGCGGGCCAATGCCCATGCGCTGGGGCTTGACCTTGCTGAAGCGGGGATAAGCGTCGATTGCCTGCCTTTGCTCGATGTACGCCAGCCCGGTGCGCACGATGTGATCGGGGACCGCGCGCTGGGCAGCGAACCGATGCGCGTGGCGGCGCTGGGACGGGCTACGCTTGACGGGCTGGCGCGCGCCGGGGTTGCGGGCGTTGTCAAGCACATGCCGGGGCATGGCCGTGCGCTGGCGGACAGCCACAAGGAGTTGCCGACCGTCACCGCTTCGGCGGAGGAACTGGCGACCGATCTCGCACCGTTCCGTACGCTACGGCACGCGAGCATCGCGATGACCGCGCATGTGCGGTTCACCGCTTGGGATGCCGATAATCCGGCGACTCATTCGGCTTTCGTGATCGATGAGATCATTCGCAAGAGCATCGGTTTTGATGGGCTGTTGCTGACCGACGATCTCGACATGCAGGCGCTTGGCGGAAGCGTGCCCGAGCGCGCGGCCAAGGCGCAAGCGGCGGGCTGTGACCTTGCGCTCAACTGCTGGGCGAAGATGGACGATATGGTTGGCATAGCCGCTGCGCTTGGCGCGATGGGCGCGCAGACCGCCGCGCGTCTGGACCGGGCTTTGGCGCCGACCGCTGCATTCGCTGGCGCGGCGGACACCGCCGAACAGGCAGCGCTTTTCGCCATGCGCGACCGTCTGCTGGATCTGGCGTGA
- a CDS encoding ScpA family protein has translation MTDVAAPTLFSGDEAWDGIAAAQTDDAALYLELDGWEGPLDLLLELARRQKVDLRTISILDLVDQYLGYIERAEALKLEVAADYLVMAAWLAYLKSLLLLPRDPDVQPSPEELALKLQLRLQRLGAMREAGARLMGRDRIGRDVFLRGNPEGLRVDRKALWKSDIFSLIQAYGALKLRNQPVVHMVRERAVMTLDAALTRVGKMLGIAIEWTDLRAFLPLDADPALRKSALASSFLAALELAKQGRAEIAQDSAFGPLMLRAAPSTSSGRAA, from the coding sequence ATGACGGACGTCGCCGCGCCAACGCTGTTTTCAGGTGATGAAGCGTGGGACGGCATTGCCGCTGCTCAAACCGACGACGCGGCGCTCTATCTCGAACTCGACGGGTGGGAAGGGCCGCTCGACCTGCTGCTCGAACTGGCGCGCCGGCAAAAGGTCGATCTGCGGACGATCTCGATCCTCGATCTGGTCGACCAGTATCTCGGCTACATCGAGCGAGCCGAGGCGCTGAAGCTGGAAGTGGCGGCGGACTATCTGGTGATGGCGGCGTGGCTCGCCTACCTCAAGTCGCTGTTGCTGTTGCCGCGCGATCCCGATGTGCAGCCAAGCCCCGAGGAACTGGCGCTCAAGCTGCAATTGCGGTTGCAGCGCCTGGGCGCGATGCGCGAGGCAGGTGCGCGCCTGATGGGGCGTGACCGGATCGGTCGCGACGTGTTCCTGCGCGGCAATCCTGAAGGTTTGCGGGTGGATCGCAAGGCCTTGTGGAAGAGCGATATCTTCTCGCTGATCCAAGCCTATGGCGCGCTCAAGCTGCGTAACCAGCCTGTGGTGCACATGGTGCGCGAGCGGGCAGTGATGACACTTGACGCGGCCCTGACGCGGGTGGGCAAGATGCTCGGAATCGCGATCGAATGGACCGACTTGCGGGCGTTCCTGCCGCTTGATGCCGATCCAGCCTTGCGCAAGTCGGCGCTGGCATCGAGCTTTCTGGCGGCGCTGGAGCTGGCCAAGCAGGGCCGGGCGGAGATAGCGCAGGATAGCGCGTTCGGCCCGCTGATGCTGCGGGCGGCTCCTTCGACAAGCTCAGGACGAGCGGCATGA
- a CDS encoding SPOR domain-containing protein, with protein MSGDEQNSWEEQGTGTGKPFDVSAELGTAEPVGERLALGDEERLPWLESADDIDGEEDDSGNGRLIGFAVMGLIVLAALIGGIWYATNKSSGPANADGSLIEASKEPYKVAPSDPGGKTFAGTGDSSFKVSEGEKPGANLAGSASPTPASAPSAKPSVAAAAGAPKPAPATGGVGVQIGAFSSNATAEAAWSKLASTHEALKGLSHRVIEGKADIGTVYRLQAVAGDLSAASTLCQRLQAGGLKCQVKR; from the coding sequence ATGAGTGGTGACGAACAGAACTCCTGGGAAGAGCAGGGCACCGGTACGGGCAAGCCGTTCGATGTTTCAGCTGAGCTCGGAACTGCGGAGCCTGTCGGCGAGCGTCTGGCGCTCGGCGATGAAGAGCGCCTGCCCTGGCTGGAAAGCGCCGACGACATCGATGGCGAAGAGGACGACAGCGGTAATGGCCGCCTGATCGGCTTTGCCGTGATGGGGCTGATCGTGCTGGCCGCGCTGATCGGCGGCATCTGGTATGCCACCAACAAGTCGAGCGGCCCGGCCAATGCTGACGGCAGCCTGATCGAAGCGAGCAAGGAGCCCTACAAGGTCGCGCCGAGCGATCCGGGCGGCAAGACCTTTGCCGGAACCGGCGATTCGAGTTTCAAGGTCAGCGAAGGCGAGAAGCCCGGCGCCAACCTTGCAGGGTCCGCTTCACCGACTCCGGCTTCGGCACCATCCGCCAAGCCGAGCGTGGCTGCTGCGGCGGGTGCTCCCAAGCCTGCGCCTGCCACTGGCGGTGTCGGCGTGCAGATTGGTGCCTTCTCGTCAAACGCCACGGCTGAAGCGGCTTGGAGCAAGCTTGCTTCGACGCATGAAGCACTCAAGGGCCTTTCGCACCGCGTGATCGAGGGCAAGGCCGATATCGGCACGGTCTATCGTTTGCAGGCGGTTGCTGGTGATTTGTCTGCAGCCAGCACGTTATGCCAGCGGTTGCAGGCCGGTGGCCTCAAGTGTCAGGTCAAGCGCTGA
- the tatB gene encoding Sec-independent protein translocase protein TatB, whose product MFDIGASELLVLVIVAIVVIGPKDLPMALRTAGRWVAKMRAMSNHFRSGIETMIREAEMEEMERKWKEQNERIMRETAAQEAAAAQGQTVAAAEDQNDPLPAADPSPMMVGPMPPEDKVRDLPGPGSVQP is encoded by the coding sequence GTGTTTGACATCGGCGCATCCGAACTGTTGGTGCTGGTTATCGTGGCGATCGTCGTGATTGGCCCGAAGGACCTGCCCATGGCGCTGCGGACCGCCGGGCGCTGGGTCGCCAAAATGCGCGCCATGTCCAACCACTTCCGCTCCGGCATCGAAACCATGATCCGCGAGGCGGAGATGGAGGAGATGGAGCGCAAATGGAAAGAGCAGAACGAGCGGATCATGCGTGAGACGGCAGCGCAGGAAGCCGCTGCAGCGCAAGGCCAGACGGTTGCAGCCGCTGAGGACCAGAATGATCCACTGCCTGCAGCCGATCCATCACCCATGATGGTCGGTCCGATGCCCCCTGAGGACAAGGTGCGTGACCTGCCCGGTCCGGGGAGCGTCCAGCCATGA
- the tatC gene encoding twin-arginine translocase subunit TatC, with protein sequence MISDIDESQAPLLDHLLELRTRLLRCVYAMLIAFAVCFYFADDIFSILARPLVVAFPPGQGKLIYTKLYEAFFVELKVSMFAAFFISFPVIANQLWAFVAPGLYVKEKKAFLPFLLATPILFTMGASLAYFIVMPTAFKWFLGFEGNKGGLQLEALPGTGDYLSLVMQFILAFGISFLLPVLLMLLNRAGIVSRDQLVKARRYAIVVIFAVATVATPPDVVSQLMLAIPLLILFEGTLVLMRFTERADAKRKAEEEKGDLVALPAGEQPPQLP encoded by the coding sequence ATGATCAGCGACATCGACGAGAGCCAGGCACCGCTGCTCGACCATTTGCTGGAACTGCGCACACGCCTGCTGCGGTGCGTTTATGCGATGCTGATCGCTTTTGCCGTGTGCTTCTATTTTGCCGACGACATCTTTTCGATCCTCGCCCGCCCGCTGGTTGTGGCCTTCCCGCCGGGGCAGGGCAAGCTGATCTACACCAAGCTCTACGAAGCGTTCTTCGTCGAGCTGAAGGTGTCGATGTTCGCGGCGTTCTTCATCAGCTTTCCGGTGATCGCCAACCAGCTCTGGGCGTTCGTTGCGCCGGGGCTTTATGTGAAGGAAAAGAAGGCGTTTCTGCCGTTTCTTCTCGCCACGCCGATCCTGTTCACGATGGGCGCAAGCCTTGCCTACTTCATCGTCATGCCAACCGCCTTCAAGTGGTTCCTCGGTTTTGAAGGCAACAAGGGCGGGTTGCAGCTTGAGGCCTTGCCGGGGACGGGCGATTATCTCAGCCTCGTGATGCAGTTCATTCTGGCCTTCGGGATCAGCTTCCTGCTGCCGGTGCTGCTGATGTTGCTCAACCGCGCAGGGATTGTCAGCCGCGATCAACTGGTGAAAGCGCGCCGCTATGCAATCGTGGTGATCTTTGCGGTCGCAACCGTTGCGACGCCGCCGGATGTCGTTTCGCAGCTCATGCTGGCAATTCCGTTGTTGATCCTGTTCGAGGGCACATTGGTGCTCATGCGTTTTACCGAGCGCGCCGATGCCAAGCGCAAGGCGGAGGAAGAAAAGGGCGACCTTGTCGCTCTGCCGGCGGGCGAACAGCCACCACAGCTACCCTGA